In the genome of Paenibacillus pabuli, one region contains:
- a CDS encoding ABC transporter permease: MRVLDVLRMSWGQIVRRKVVTLLCMIGLSIGCAAMIIALSVGQSVQVYGEKTLNENYKMDEITVSPNEGINSGGSSGQTSTFERGALTARKIDIIASLPHVVAVAPMLKLDMLEMATLDGKSSNVEVIGTELGSLSRFGYRFDKGGASGISGAAIVNYGATFGLVDAEVIRELNDKLMEDSFNDEFLQQYMALMSAQTELFQAQFNLKYQDMNDSSKTKTSSPLRVTGVLKVPGGMSENNAMYDKKVYVSLETARMLAEQFQSSQAQAAAAGRLNSALVKVEDKKYVAQVQEQIQKLTLMTDSNLYQEQAMKEQLGMYQKAAMGIGIFVMLLASLSIIVAMIMSTHQRRKQIGVMKVLGANLWQIRQMFITEAAVLGVLGGIVGVFIAYGAIQGVNGLLQGQISMDASTPLQVDIQTSALPAGIVFAVLTGVLSGIYPAISASRTNALQVIKSA; this comes from the coding sequence GTGAGGGTTCTGGATGTGTTGCGAATGTCATGGGGACAGATTGTGCGCAGGAAGGTGGTTACGCTACTGTGCATGATTGGCCTGTCCATCGGCTGTGCCGCCATGATTATCGCATTAAGCGTGGGGCAGTCGGTACAGGTCTACGGAGAGAAAACGTTAAATGAGAATTACAAAATGGATGAGATTACGGTATCTCCCAATGAAGGCATTAACTCGGGCGGAAGCAGTGGGCAGACGTCCACCTTTGAACGCGGAGCACTGACAGCTCGAAAAATCGATATTATCGCCAGTCTTCCGCATGTCGTCGCCGTTGCTCCGATGCTGAAGCTGGATATGCTGGAGATGGCTACATTGGATGGCAAGAGCTCCAATGTGGAAGTTATCGGTACAGAGCTTGGATCATTGAGTCGTTTCGGCTACCGTTTTGACAAAGGCGGGGCATCGGGGATCAGCGGAGCCGCTATTGTGAATTACGGTGCAACCTTCGGACTTGTCGATGCCGAGGTGATACGCGAACTGAACGACAAGCTTATGGAGGACTCGTTTAATGATGAGTTTCTACAGCAGTACATGGCGTTGATGTCTGCCCAAACCGAGTTGTTTCAGGCACAGTTTAATCTTAAATATCAGGACATGAATGATTCGTCCAAAACCAAAACAAGCTCGCCTTTGCGAGTGACAGGTGTGCTGAAGGTGCCTGGCGGCATGAGTGAAAACAATGCCATGTATGACAAAAAGGTCTATGTTTCCCTTGAAACCGCCCGGATGCTCGCGGAACAGTTCCAGAGCAGTCAGGCACAGGCTGCCGCAGCAGGACGATTGAACTCGGCGCTTGTGAAGGTAGAGGACAAGAAGTATGTGGCACAGGTGCAGGAGCAGATTCAGAAGCTGACGCTGATGACAGACAGCAATCTCTATCAGGAGCAGGCGATGAAGGAACAACTCGGCATGTACCAGAAGGCCGCTATGGGCATAGGGATATTCGTCATGCTGCTGGCTTCGCTGTCCATTATTGTTGCGATGATCATGTCCACGCATCAGCGCCGCAAACAGATTGGCGTCATGAAGGTGTTGGGAGCCAATCTGTGGCAGATCAGGCAGATGTTCATTACAGAAGCCGCTGTACTTGGCGTATTGGGCGGGATTGTCGGTGTCTTTATCGCTTACGGAGCCATTCAGGGCGTGAACGGGTTGCTCCAAGGGCAAATCTCAATGGATGCAAGCACACCTCTCCAAGTGGACATTCAGACGTCAGCCCTGCCTGCGGGAATAGTGTTTGCGGTGTTGACTGGAGTACTCTCGGGAATCTATCCGGCGATTAGCGCCTCGCGTACGAATGCGTTGCAGGTGATCAAATCAGCATGA
- a CDS encoding efflux RND transporter periplasmic adaptor subunit gives MKNTAIGKWIKRIIMIGLLAGAGYFLYQQYKPVPEAPIEAPQPITFEVTQETITQEIQVKGKSVYAKQTDVYAPFASKIKQWNVENGEPIRKGAVMFSLDSKALQAEVQQLETDIEKSRLEAQLNEIGLTQGEGPEQLGVTEEERKKAFAERETKRLTNEMNKESIAVKEQEVQAKKAVIGLSTVYAPVSGVFLMNDTETKTRMVGEGQYVGTIVDTGKLQFVATISEQDIFKIQTGMPVSIHMTGNKDVPLTGKVSKISKFAKKGTETDLKQPSQFDIVIDLKPNAKLIGGLSLEGKIETLRKEKATVVPTLAVMRDQDTAYVMLDQGNGQYAQQTIQTGIETDDRTEVLNGLKPGDIVVLP, from the coding sequence ATGAAGAACACAGCAATAGGAAAATGGATAAAGAGAATCATCATGATAGGACTGCTCGCAGGCGCTGGATACTTTCTGTATCAGCAATATAAACCGGTACCCGAAGCACCCATCGAGGCCCCGCAGCCCATTACATTTGAGGTCACACAGGAGACGATCACGCAGGAGATTCAGGTCAAAGGCAAATCGGTTTATGCCAAACAGACGGATGTGTACGCTCCTTTTGCATCGAAAATAAAGCAGTGGAATGTGGAGAATGGGGAGCCCATTCGCAAGGGAGCTGTCATGTTCTCGCTTGATTCGAAAGCCTTGCAAGCGGAAGTACAGCAGTTGGAGACCGATATTGAGAAATCGAGGCTGGAAGCTCAATTGAATGAGATTGGTCTTACTCAGGGAGAGGGTCCCGAGCAATTGGGGGTTACCGAAGAAGAGCGGAAGAAAGCCTTCGCCGAGCGGGAAACCAAACGACTGACCAACGAAATGAACAAGGAATCCATCGCTGTAAAGGAGCAGGAGGTTCAGGCCAAGAAAGCGGTCATTGGATTATCTACCGTGTATGCGCCGGTATCCGGCGTGTTTCTGATGAATGATACGGAGACCAAGACACGTATGGTGGGTGAAGGTCAGTATGTAGGTACCATTGTGGATACGGGCAAACTGCAATTTGTGGCGACCATAAGCGAGCAGGACATTTTCAAAATTCAAACGGGCATGCCTGTAAGCATACATATGACGGGTAATAAGGACGTTCCGTTAACCGGAAAGGTCAGCAAAATCTCCAAGTTTGCCAAAAAGGGAACAGAAACCGATCTGAAGCAGCCTTCCCAATTCGATATTGTCATTGATTTGAAGCCAAATGCCAAGCTGATCGGTGGATTAAGTCTGGAAGGCAAGATTGAAACGCTGCGCAAGGAGAAAGCGACGGTGGTTCCCACGCTCGCGGTCATGCGTGATCAGGATACGGCATATGTAATGCTGGATCAAGGTAACGGGCAGTATGCACAGCAGACGATTCAAACAGGCATCGAGACGGATGACAGGACTGAGGTACTGAACGGATTGAAACCGGGAGATATTGTAGTGCTTCCATAA